The Dioscorea cayenensis subsp. rotundata cultivar TDr96_F1 chromosome 8, TDr96_F1_v2_PseudoChromosome.rev07_lg8_w22 25.fasta, whole genome shotgun sequence genome segment AATGTGGACTCTTCCCTACGGCCAAGACGGCGATGGCCTAGGGTCCAACATCGCAGACTTCAATCTCCCACTGACATCACCAGACACCAAGATCCTTAAATTCACTGGCATTGTAAATCAAAGAATCAATGTGAGATTGGATGAAAGGGATGTGATCATGGATGGAGGATGAAAGGATGAGTTGAATTAGTTACTCGGAGTTTAGTTATTTACTTGAATTCAATTGCTAGGATTGTTCGTTAATGGTGAGGCATTTTAATTACttactttaaatatattaattaaacaaataaattattaattttagttattattttaaatatttaattatatcaattaaaattaataataatatttataatcaataaattaatgataactAACGTTggcatttttaatataattattaaaaattaaagtaaattgtaataaaaacataattatttgttaattaagtaattatgtccataattaattttgttattattaataacatttaattatgtatttataagtaattaaatttaatgataatttaaagTTGGGGTAACCTCACCAAAGGTatttataacttaaaaatacatccaaccaaacacatattttcaaaatccagatttacaaatttttccaaacaaacacaaaattttgaaatccagtATTTTCATATACAGTtaaccaaacaccaaatttgATTCTCCTGCATTTTTAAATCCAAGGATTTACAAATACACTGTAATTAAAAATCCAatgtattttcaactacatctaaccaaacaccaccTAAGTGGAGTATATGATTCAATATTTAGTTGATTGTGacttattgaaaattatacaagtacattaaattaaatggtaaatttagaaagaaaaaaaaattaacgtacaaaatttctaatatgaCAAGTACTCCATCCattcttttttagttgtcacgTTTTGGAGCTATTCTctattcctttttacttgtcacattagaaattttgtgcaacattaaatacttttttttttccaaatttatcctttaatttaatgtgcttatacaatttttaataaatcacaatcaactaagtattaaattatatactccactagtggagttttaaataggggtagttttagaaagtaatggaattttttataaaatataggtaaccaATTACTTTTAACcaacttttcttaatttgtgtgaattaggtaaagttgacaactaaaaaagaacggagagaGTAAAAAGGAGCAAAGAAGAGCTTCAAAATATGATAAGTAAAAAGGAATAGAGGGAGTACTCATTTCGTTTTTTTTagccctttttttctttttacttgtcacattaaaaattttgtgcaacattaaattatttttttaaaatttactctttaatttaatatatttgtataatttttaataaatcataattaactaagcattaaatcatatactccACTTATTGGACTTTTAAATAAGGGTAGTTttggaaaataatgaaattttttataaaatataggtaattaaCTAAGTTTAACAAATTTTTCTCGATTTAAATTAAGTCaacatgacaaataaaaaaaacggagggagtactattacatagtgtttggattcaaaagtcgAAGGGAAAGTAAGGGGAGGGAAGGGGAGGGAAAGTGAGGGAAAAGAAAGGACGGGTTCAACCCTCGTTTGGATAGGCAAATTTTATGGAGGAAAAGGAAAGGAGAGTTCTTtaataaaccttgtttggttacggaagggaaaggaaaagaaaggatatataataatatgatttaccaattatacccttcttattaaataaaaattactaatttctacttaaacacatgcattatgaATATCTCgaataaattcacactttaaggatatttttttaataaatattaaaattattattattatttttatttttatactttaattttatcttttctcaaatacaaccatttattagattgaaaaagtgaaagaaaaaacttatgaagtggtgttatgtaattaatttaaaaaaaaataagggtaataaggtcttttaaaaatttttaaaatctttatgaGATTCTCTCTCCCCCGGCACCCCAAATCGGGGGGCCAGGAAAAGgggggttttggagggtcagaGTTAACCCTTCCTTTTCcttcgttaaattaaaaataccaaTCCAAATGAGGGAAGGGCCGACtctgaccctccaaaaccctcgctttactttactttccctcgccggccctcaatccaaacatagcattaaGGTAGATAATTCATAAACTTGGTAAAATaaagcaaatattaaagaaattaCTGGTAGTCTATTCATAACTCACCacaaaatatgtaaaataacTGTAGATTTAAATCTTTACTCacacattattattaattattattgtttatatactATGCATTATGGCTCCtaagaataatatatttttttaaaattatatgacaAGATTTATCAATGGAGAGTCGTTAAATCATTCTaatttgtgtatttatttatttattttttaatgatatttattatttttatcaaaaataaataaataaataataaattaattgtaatatataaaatataaaaaacatagctctaaaaatttatttgtttatacgTTATATGAGCGTGTTTAACGCAAATAGAattgtttctttaaacagaTTCATACATACTTCTtattttgtctatatatatatatacccctctACATTATATATACTATCAAACTATCTTataaaacatatgaaaattaatttattataataatgaagacaaaattttattaaaatttttaaattatcactagcaatattattttttattcaaatgaataaaactaccttatcttttaaaaacatatatgtatagGGTAAACATTATCTGGGACGTTCGTAGAACGTCCGCATGTGAGCATAGTGAGCACAGTAATTTTAATTGCGCTACAgtgatataaaattttgatatagGGATGGGTTGATTAGTTTAATTTGGGTTTAGTTTTGGTTTAGATTAATATACTGTGCATCTCACTTTttactgtgcttataaataatGCACAGGGAACGGTTGAGATTGTTTCAGTTACTGTGCTGAAATTGATTGTGtggtttaaattaaaatactgTACATCCCACTTTTTACTGTGTTTATAAATAGTGCACAAATATACTATTAACTTAATAGTGCTGAACCGTTCGATTAAAATCGAACGGTTGATACGAACAATCTACAAACGTTTGTAGATGATACaaccccatatatatatatatatatttataaacattgatttactattcattttttttttttaaagttacaATAATGCTTGTTGCAaataaagtttgtttgtttgtttgtagaAAACGTGGATAAGCCTCACCCGCGTATCCTCACCTTGGGTGAAGGCTCGGGTTCGAACcgaattaatttttataatttatagcaGTAACATTAtttcacacacaaaaaaaattttatagatttGGTTCAACCCTAAACCAAAATTTCAAAACGATCTTGTAAACTCTTGTTCACTCATGGTTTCAAAATTTCCCTATGGCCTCTCACTTATAATCTACAACGGCAAATTCGAATGAACCATATAGTGAGTTTGAGTTAAAAAGGTTAATCGATGGCAAGTATTTCATGAGAAatgatatgattatttttttattttttatttttaaaatgactaGTGTATCTCACTTACACTAGTTTATTAACCTAGCTACGCATTAAATAGAGCAATTAATGCAGACTAGCCACATGGCCActtaaaaaacttataaaaatcaaattaaaaaaataaatttttttaccatgtaattaaaattttttttttaccaaaatcaattaatttaaatcgTTATCGGTATCAAAATAAATCTCTCGTGTAACGTGTAAAGTATTAAAGATTCAAATTTTTGTCAGAAAAATTAACTCATAATTGATATCGTAACTAACTCACACGCAACTAAgaaaagcacttatcattcttttgcaaaaaaaaaatatttatactaCAAAAATCCAAATATGTATATTGAGAACTTGGATTTTCTCTACATATAAAGCACATGAGAATAGTACACATGGTCTTAAATGTGTATCGATCTCCTCTAATGTAAAGCACAGGGTTATTTTTTTGGGTGGGTACTTTATTATGCCTTTGTTACATTTTGAGCACttcatttcaatttgtatcaaaatgagcacttGACTTCGATTTGCTTTCAGCGAGAGGGCACTGGAACTATTCTGGTGATGAGCTGCTGACGTGGTTGCCGGAATTCTCACGTGGAAGGCTATGCTCCACGTCATATGCTCACGTGGAAGCGCCAAGTGGACGACTAACGCACGTGGCCGATCTCCTATGCCACATGGGATGCCACGTCAGACTAgttgctcttcttctccttcttctcctcctcctctcccgAGACCATCTTTGCCCTCATCTTCGTCTCCCCCTCCCCGTGAAGCCATCTTTGCCCTAATCTTCTTCTACCCCTCCCCTAAAACCATCTTTGCCCTAATCTTCATCTCCACCCTTGCATCTACATTCGGAGAGACCAAACAGGGCCACATTTGTAGAGAAAGATGTTCCATCAGGGGGATCGTGAGATCTCCCCCCTTCTCTGTATTACAACTAATGATTAGTGCTTTTATTCAGTTAAAAACTATATAAGAACTTGTCATTACTGCTTATATGCGGTTAAAACGTGTATTAACTATTGATTAAATGTAGTGATTAGTTACTAATTAAATACAgtaattcatttattaaaacTACTGAGTACTGCTTAAATGCAATGAACTCATGTATTAACACCATATATTACTTCTTATAGACAATTATCAATTATTTACCCTTTATCTATTTTACATAATGTATGTTTATCGTAATATCTGTTTAAGAGACAAGTATGTAAGTTTGAGACAAAAATTTGAGAGCAAAAATTTATACTTCATTCATTTAGCCTGTTTTAGAAGGTAATTACACTGTGTAACATCAAAAATGCCATCAGGCTTTAATTTATCTATATCCttagaaacaaaattacaaaaaatttctGCAGTTGGTCCTCCTTCAAGCATTCCCTCCAGCATTAGAAGCACTACTAACTCCTGGTGGAATCcattgtctccttttttttgttacaGCTTCAATTTTGGCTTTTCCAGCTAATTTTGGGGTAGCTTCAATTGTGGCCCTTTTTTTCCCTCCTTTGACTTGAAGTTTAGTTTTTGTTGGCCCCATTTCACCAGCAATATTAAACACCTGCTCTTGTGTATTAATAACCTATATTATTGAAGATCATAAACACTTAAGCATCAGTTGAAGATAGTTAAATTGTGTTGCTTGATAACAATAGCGATGCACGTGATCGAGGTTTCTATTGGAATATTTTTCAGTTGCGTTAGGCCTTTCATTGGATTGAGATTCAATGAAGTGATCAACCTGACACAATATGAAAAAGCAAATTGGTTTCCAAATTATAAAGTTAAGTTGATACAACCATATTCATACCATTTGCATATGTTCTTCCAGAACATGTGGATCTATTCCATCTATAGGGTCATTACCAGATACCTACACAGGACAATAGAATGATTAGAAACTAATTTTACTTATATTCATATAGTGTAATTAACTCACCTCATCAGTAGGATTAGTTGTTGTAGAAGGCCCGAGGTTGCCTTCCATGCCCATCGATGGCGATGATTAGTTCCCTGGACATGCCACATAATAAAATGCAAGCTGAATTATTAAGAACAAAACAAGAATGAACTTGTAtgcaatataatataattaatatacttGTTGACCATGAAATCTTTTGTTATGACCTGCAGCCCCACATATGCTGCAGGTGATTTTTTTGCATGTTCTGCTCACTTTTCCTCTGTAAAATCCAGGTTCTTCAGTTGCATCTTTCCTTCTTAGCATAGTCTTCTTCCCCCTTTTTTTCTTAACAGGTTCAGGTGGTATCATAGGGCACTGAGGACTCTTTGGCCAACAACTTTTGTCTTGTGTagggtataggatatgcctatATATTTCTAGGAATGTGGACACCTTATACGATCATCTATATAATTCTCGGCCCTGTCTTGGTTGTAATATATTGCGAAATGGCATGAGAACGAGGGCACTCAGCTTAATTGCCATTTTCTACAAGTACATGTCTTTTTCTCTTGTGTTGACAACAAATTGGCCATTATTGCCTACAATTTGGTATTGGTCACCCCCTGACCATGCAACACTATGGGAGAAAAtcattgtttttgctttttccaattttttaagtATCTTAGGACAAATCACACTTTCACATTTTGCCATTGCATCTCTCTTGTTTTGAATTCTGCACATCAGCTTTGTTCTTATGGTTTCGTTTAATGTCACTATCCCTTTAGTTCTAGCATCAAGTATAACACTATTAAAACATTCACAAAGGTTATTCAAAAGCATGTCACACTTGAAATTAGGCTTGAAGTGTGCCCTAGTCCAATGTCGGGGATCTATTTTCTTTAAGAACTCATAGGCATCCTGTGACATTGCTTTTAAGGTTTCCATTTCCTTGTTAAAGGCAGGGATGAAGGTAGCCCTAGCACACCTCCATAGTTGGTCTTTTAAAGCTTTTCCTTTGTAATTACTCCTGAAATTGGTATGTATATGTCGTACACAGTATCTATGCTCTGAATTTGGGAATAATTCTTGCAATGCTGGTATTAAGCCCTATTAGTGGATTTATTTTGGCAGACAGACAATACAGAACATATAGCAAAGtgggaaaaaacaaacaaacagaagAAAGCAACATTTAATTAGACATGAGAGCATTTACTAAACCACAAATTAATATGTTCTGTAGTAAGGTGTTAAGATATCTTACCTTTTGTCTATCACTCATGAAGGCAAAATGGTGGTCATTCAAGATTTCCAAATCTGCAGCTAGTAGCTCCAAGAACCAACTCCAGTTAGCATAGTTCTCTTTCTCCACCACGACCTCATGCTATGGGAtgagatgcaatcatttgcatctattccCACCGTGAGGAGTCGACCCCCAAAGCATCCTTTAAGCCGACGAACCATCAAGTGAAATAATTGATCCGCATCCCGCCATGAAACACCGCCTTCAATGGACCCAAGCATAGATACATTCCTTCAAATATGCCTTCACTACACTTGAACATTATACTTTGACCTGGATGAGTTCTTAGCGGTTCAAGTCTATAATCATATAAACTCTTGATCTGCTCACCCCTCATCACCATCTAATATCACGTGTACATGACACATaagaaattaaaaccaaaacaattgaaataattgaaacttcataagtaataaatataaacatcacCTTTTTGCAATGCATTTTGCCCTCCAAGCCTTCACCCTACTGATGTCCACTTGTTGATATCTTTTCACAGCTTGCTTGATACCTGCCACAGACCATGAAGGATCTGCCCTGAATTGATCCAGATAATTCTCAGCAATCCATTTTGAACTCACATGCCTCACATTGTGCTCCCTGGTGCACTCATTTTTAAGAATTCcagatttgatttgaattgtgTATGGGTCTTTAATCATGGGAGCTGCCCATAAATAGAAAGGGCATCCCTTCTTACAAATTGCCTTGCATCTCTTCTTATTACTTGGCCTAAAATTCATTACAAACCTGTTCTTAATTCCATAGTTCCTGACAGCCTCTCTAAATTGGCCAAAACTATTGAACTTCATCCCAATCTCAAAATGGGGGTCTTTCATATCAAGCTCAGCATGAAACTCTGGATATTTGGGCTTACTTGGACCTATCCCTTCTTCATCTGTCTCAGAACATGAATACAATTCTTCAGATTCACCATATTCGATTCAATTTCATCTCCGGCGGTGAGTCCGATCCACGAACACCTTCAACTCTTCTATGGCCTTGTTGTGCACCTTACTTATACCCCTCCACACCATCACTGCTCTCATCATTGTCCACTTCCTCACTATTGAAGCTATATTCTGAATCATGAAGTTCACTCCCATCATCCCCTTCTTTCTGCTGTCTAGGACTTTCCATTTGACTGTCACTCTTCTCAGAATCTACTGCTTGATCACCAGGTCCTGTGACATGACTATCTCTTGCAACTAAGTTGGAAACCtttgcatatatatttaatatccTGTTTTGGCCAAAACTTGAAGCTAATTCCAAGACATCTCCATCATTCTTTATCTCCCTCAGCCCCATATTGCTGCCTACTACGTTCAGCCACCAAAATGTAGTTCCATCCACAGCTACACTCATCTCCTTTGCCATGTTTATTATCtctaatttagatattttatcaGGGCAGCAATAATCAGCAAAACCAGCAAGTTTACGGCCCTCGAACTTGTGTACCTCACCATAAGTGTAATACAATCTAATTGTGAAATACTCACTATTGGGTGCTAacaaaaaggaaaggaaaaaaaaacaatttggtAATCAATGCATTATGTACACTTTAATCTAAACAAAGACATCTTGAAGTATTTAACAACATATAAACATATTACCCTCAAATAATGCAATGAACATTAGCCTTGCTTTTGGCATTAAAATGAGGAACACATGTTAACACAACAAAAACCAATTGGCATTAAATCATGCATTTTACAATGCAAACTCCCAAAGTTCACAATGACATGCAGTCAAAAGTAAATTGACAAAAATTAAGTTATAGAAATACAAGCACCAAATTACAGCAGGATTTATTTGATACAACAGAAAGATAGACTAAAAATGCATAgatcaaaggaaagaaaaagagacatTTACCACTAGATCTAGAAAAGTCAGTAAAGCACCTTTAGTACAATCAGTGCATTATGTAGATTTTTatctaaacaaataaatcattagATTGTCCTGTTAATTATCTCCTATTGATTTACTTCCAACATAGGTGGCAAAATAATGTGCATATAAACATAAAACTATTATACATGCAATGTCTTACAATAAATTGGTGATCCTGCGTCTGTTGGCCTTATCATCCAATCAACTTCCATGAGGCACACCGGCAATTCCCGAACACACAATGTGGAGAAAGTTTCTTCAGTAGTATACTAGTGGATGCGTGCAGTAGCGAGATGAAGAAATTAGGGCAATCGGGGAGAAGAAGATTAAGGCACTCGGGGATATGAAGATTAGGGCGAGAGATGGCTTTTAGGGACGGGGAGAAGAAAAATTAGGGCAAACATGGCTTCATGGGGAGGGAGATGAAGATTAGGGCAAAAGATGGTTTTAGGGGAGGGTAGAAGAAGATTAGGGCAAAGATGGCTTCACGGGGAGGGGGAGACGAAGATGAGGGCAAAGATGGTCTCGGGaggggagaaggagaagaagagcaacTAGTCTGACGTGGCATCCCATGTGGCATAGGAGATCGGCCACGTGCGTTAGTCTTCCACTTGGCGCTTCCACGTGAGCATATGACGTGGAGCATAGCCTTCCACGTGAGAATTCCGGCAACCACGTCGCAGACCCATCACGGAATAGTTCCGAGTGCCCTCAGTGAAAGCAAATCGAAGTCaagtgctcattttgatacaaattgaaatgaaGTGCTCAAAATGTAATAAAGGCATAATAAAGTACCCACCCAAAAAATAACCCGTAAAGCACATGAGAATAGTGTGAGCTATccccaagtttttttattattttcatataaaatataattagttaGTTAATTTACTTCCTCGATATAAAAGACAagattgtaattatttatgtgtttatccactttctaaaaaaaataataaataaataaataaataaaaacgaTTGTGATTATCAATGGAATCAATCTATACAACTTTGTTAGAGTAGACTCAGTAGAGTATTTATTGCcctatttatctaaaaaaattattaaagttCATTGATTGGTGTGATAGAGTCGATCATAAACaaactataattatttttatttttatttatttatctatatgcCCGCAAAGTCACATGAGGAGCAGTATTTATAATGTtgataaataaaccataatttattaatacgAATAAGTACAAAAATAACAATGAGAGAAAATACCATAAAAtcattctaaaacaaaaagaaaaacaacaggATAAGAAGAAGCTAGCCTAAGTGCTGGTATCACGCTCTGTAAGCAGCAGAGGAGCTCAGGAGATAACCAATACAAATGTTAGAAATTGCAACGGCAAATTAACACAActccaaatatgaaaaataaatattcaattcaaccaaaagcTTAACTTGATAAAAATCCTCTCTCCATAATCTCTTGTTCCTCCAACGTATCAGACATTAATTTATCTTTAGTCTCAGGTAGGTAAAGAGCAAATAAACCACACCCTCCAATAATAAATCCAAACACTCCATAAGACCAAAACTCATGCTCTCTACCGGCAGCTACCATTATTGGCACAACACAACACCCAAATGCCACTGCCTGCCTTGTAAATGACATTGCAGTGTTCCTCAGACATGTCGGAAACAACTCCATGCAGTAAATTAACACCACGTTGAAGGCATTCACTGTTGCAAAGAAGGCCACCACCTCCATTGCAGTCCTAACACTCCTCATCTtaagaaaaacacatgaaacaCTACATACAGCACTCACCATACAAAACACAACCACTGATGttttcctcttcatttttccaataagaaagaagatgatCAATGCTGCAAGGATCTCAACAAACGCATTGAAGCTGATACTTAGGTATAGATTGACCCCTAATGTCCCCACTCCTAATGGCATCCCATAGTAAGCTACTCCACATCCAAACCCCAAGATCACTAAGGTCAACATCCTCCAGAAAGCCCATTTCCTCTCCCACATCATTTTCAAACTTGAATATGTCCCCATGTTGCATGTCTCCTTTGCAACAAAATTAAGGTTAATCAAATTTGAATCTAAGGAACCATCTTGTGTCAATCCAATCTTTTTAAGTATTTGGATGGCTTTTTTTGTATGCCCACGCACAAAAAGCCATCTAGGAGACTCTGgaacacaaaaatacaacaaaatggTGTAGCACAAACAAGGAACTGATATGAAGAGATATAAGTTCCGCCATGAACTCTCTCTTGTAAAATAAGCCATTAATGGCAAAGATAAGAAGCCAAAGGCGAAGAAGATATAGCAGACAGCACCGACCTCTCCACGCCATCTCCTGCCGCTCATCTCGGTAGCTAAAACAAGAGAGCTACTGCCTATTGTGGACCTACCGAAGCCAGTAATAAATCTCAACACAGCATATACCCAAATATTCGGTGAGGCAGCTGAAATGATGCTGGAGATGGACATGGCAAGGGAAGAGAGAAGAAGCATGTTCTTACGACCGAGGCGAGTGTCGGAGAGGGTGGAGAGAATGAAACCTCCGGCAAGGCAGCCGGCGAAGTAGGCAGAAGAAGGGAGGCCTTGAATAAAAGTGCTTGAGCATTCCAGATTCCAGTCTGATATCATGGAGGCATGCTTAGGGTTGTCCCATGACCAAGAAGTCTTCGGTAAGGAGCATGGGAGGGAGGTGGTGGAGCATGATGTGTCATCAGGGTGAGTACAGTGCCATGGAGGTTGTTTGTCAGAGAAGACACTGATGAAACTTTGTtgagcatcaaagatccaagcGCAAGAGACTATGAGGACTTGAGCTAGTGGAAAGCTCGCTTTGCCAATATAGTGTTCAATGGCATCATCAAGAGATAATAATAAAGGTTCTTCAGGTTCAGGTTCTTGTTGTTGTGAGGGAGATGAGATGAAGTGGaggagaggagaaggagaaggagaagaagattgaaGATCATCCATTTGGTTGGAAAATATTTAGGGTCAACTAATGACTGCTTTGAGGAAAGTTACGTTAGGTTGTGTGTAGCTAATAAAATAATCACAAGGAGAGGTCTTCACATATATAGTAACGATGTTCAAAGGAAACCAGAGCTGCAGCGCCAAACTTCTTGGCCAATACCTACTTCACATATGCATGCACATTAAAAACCCGTGAGCATTGACAGCCAGAAATATAGACCATGTTCTACATAAACTGTAAATAACATGATTACGATTTCCTGTCTCTTGTCGTTGTTTTTACATGTCcaatttaacaaatttttttttttttggaaatgagtaaaacaaatactaataaattttatttttaaataaaaatagataaactatgtaactttgctttaaaaaaataggtgGAAGCGTAGCATTGGAAATGGACCTCCTCCTTCACGACCTGTGCGGAGGCACCGGCGGGGTCGACAGTAGCGGTGACAGAGATAAAGCTGTTCCAGATGCGGACAAGGGGTGCTTGACGACGGCAAGCGTACGTTTGCGCAGGTGGTGAGTTCGGAGTCTTCGGGCGACTCACGATCATCGAAGGGGGTGGTCAAGGGTGAGTCGAAGAAGAGGATATCCAAGGAGATACTGGGTGGTCCTAGACTGTCAGGTGCTAAATGCCCGCATTCCATGAACGAGGTGAACTGCGGCCGCTGCTTCCGATCTTCTCATCGAACAACGGAGTGCCGTCATCAGATAGTATGCCTGCGGTGTGCCTGCGTCGGACATATGGCGGCGAGGTACCCGGTGATCCGGAGCCCTAATCGCAAGCGTCTCCATGTGCGGTCGAAGAAGCTCAGCTCAAAGGAGGATGGTGGAGATCAGTGTAAGGGGTCTTGACTGGCGCAAGTTCCTTTGAAGTCGCCGGTGGTTCAGGAGATGGGGCGCACCAGTCGTGCATCCCTATCTATCTCTCTAACCCCGGAGATTGAGAAATTATGAGTCGAGATGGCCAAAGTAGCGGTTCTCTCACTAGTGGAGGGACACGTCAACGAAACCAGTGTTTTGGAGATGGCTCCGACAATCATCAATATGAAACTCGCCGGACCGATCACTCCACTTAACGATTGCTCTTTTCTCATCCCGTTGGCTAGCAGGGAAGAGGTTAGAGAAGTTTGTAAGCTTGGTAGCTTCAAAGTGGCCACGAAGGATGGCCCTTGCACCTTAAAACTGGCTACGTGGTCGGCGGAGATCGGAGCAGATGGACGGGCCTCAGGCACTGGTTAGTGGATACATCTTTGGAATCTTCCACTCCATGGTTGGAGCTGGGGAACCATTGCCGAAGTGGTGAAACCAGTTGGCGAGCTGATTGCTTT includes the following:
- the LOC120266849 gene encoding organic cation/carnitine transporter 2-like, translating into MDDLQSSSPSPSPLLHFISSPSQQQEPEPEEPLLLSLDDAIEHYIGKASFPLAQVLIVSCAWIFDAQQSFISVFSDKQPPWHCTHPDDTSCSTTSLPCSLPKTSWSWDNPKHASMISDWNLECSSTFIQGLPSSAYFAGCLAGGFILSTLSDTRLGRKNMLLLSSLAMSISSIISAASPNIWVYAVLRFITGFGRSTIGSSSLVLATEMSGRRWRGEVGAVCYIFFAFGFLSLPLMAYFTRESSWRNLYLFISVPCLCYTILLYFCVPESPRWLFVRGHTKKAIQILKKIGLTQDGSLDSNLINLNFVAKETCNMGTYSSLKMMWERKWAFWRMLTLVILGFGCGVAYYGMPLGVGTLGVNLYLSISFNAFVEILAALIIFFLIGKMKRKTSVVVFCMVSAVCSVSCVFLKMRSVRTAMEVVAFFATVNAFNVVLIYCMELFPTCLRNTAMSFTRQAVAFGCCVVPIMVAAGREHEFWSYGVFGFIIGGCGLFALYLPETKDKLMSDTLEEQEIMERGFLSS